One window of the Salvia miltiorrhiza cultivar Shanhuang (shh) chromosome 6, IMPLAD_Smil_shh, whole genome shotgun sequence genome contains the following:
- the LOC130990649 gene encoding zinc finger BED domain-containing protein RICESLEEPER 2-like, whose translation MVDAAEIMLNLSEGSASSSKDGKKKQKGPKSKGNKEASGSGKVGGPTGGVKKLKGKGKCFKCGKIGHWKVNCLVLKAKGQGLYFQTSLQESTLIPAPLQNRSDGKAADIHVNQLDPNHEVETEIREENQDNPYMTKKRKRTSKVWDDFKEITDVKGNVKAECIHCKTRLSVNKTGCTTHLARHSAKCTAKQIHSTKGQQNISITMSMAQKEAVSSVTNFKYDHSKIREVLSHMIIVHELPFRFPEYELFNLLMKSATPLYNKISRATANKDCWASYELEKKRLMNELKGVSRVSVTTDLWTSDQNISYMVVTGHYVDSNWNLQKRTLNFCDIPPPHTGVVISDVLQRCFREWGIEEKVWTITVDNASNNDVAVRILKENLLFRHTLPLGGQIFHVRCCAHILNLLVKDGLSSIQDVISKVRESVKYVAASEARVIMFGEIAKQLELSSKKLVLDCVTRWNATYFMLSCALEFKAVFPRYQQRDPSYTTLPSEEEWEKVRIVCSFLEDFHEITELISGSEYPTANLFLVKLVHIKSLLTYESLDKDSGTTATFMEKMLEKMKLKFDKYWGSCNLLISIAAVLDPRNKMKYIEWCADNCYSGVEGIELKVTVFETLRNLYAEYVEAYRVSTSTTNIVRNASDAQTGSSSNVSGVSSVKFGTSRSQSKYESFRKTVASVDQMKSDFDLYFEEAVEEWNEPTQFDAIGWWKMHKMKYKILSKMACDVLSIPITTVASESAFSAGGRVIDPHRASLGVDTVQMLLCAEDWLRARYEIKGKAKGCLGALDGTYVSVMVGNADKPRYRTRKGQIATNVLGVCDRNLNYRYVLFGWEGSAADSRILRDAINRPHGLKVPKGINYS comes from the exons GTCTTTATTTTCAAACGTCGCTTCAAGAATCAACCCTAATTCCAGCGCCACTTCAGAATCGCAGTGATGGAAAAGCAGCTGATATCCATGTAAATCAACTAGATCCGAACCATGAGGTTGAAACAGAGATTAGAGAAGAGAATCAAGACAATCCCTACAtgacaaagaaaagaaaacgcACATCCAAAGTGTGGGATGACTTCAAAGAGATCACTGATGTAAAAGGAAATGTGAAAGCCGAATGCATTCACTGCAAGACACGGCTATCAGTCAACAAGACTGGTTGTACAACTCACTTGGCTAGACATAGTGCCAAATGCACTGCTAAACAAATTCACAGCACGAAAGGCCAACAAAATATCAGCATCACAATGTCTATGGCTCAGAAGGAAGCGGTGAGCTCTGTCACTAATTTTAAGTATGACCACTCAAAGATCAGAGAGGTACTTTCACACATGATTATTGTGCATGAGCTCCCATTTCGATTTCCTGAATAtgagttatttaatttgttGATGAAGAGCGCCACTCCCCTATATAATAAGATTAGTCGTGCAACAGCAAACAAGGATTGTTGGGCCTCTTATGAGTTGGAGAAGAAGAGATTGATGAACGAATTGAAAGGTGTTAGTAGAGTAAGTGTGACTACAGACCTTTGGACATCAgatcaaaatatttcatatatGGTTGTCACAGGTCACTATGTGGATTCAAATTGGAATTTACAAAAGCGCACTTTGAACTTTTGTGATATTCCACCACCACATACGGGAGTCGTGATAAGTGATGTGCTGCAAAGATGCTTTCGAGAGTGGGGTATTGAGGAAAAAGTTTGGACAATCACTGTGGATAATGCTTCCAACAATGATGTAGCTGTTCGTATATTGAAAGAAAATCTCTTGTTCAGACACACTTTACCTCTTGGTGGTCAAATATTTCACGTGAGATGTTGTGCGCACATTCTTAATCTTTTGGTCAAAGATGGATTATCTTCTATTCAGGATGTGATCTCCAAAGTGCGTGAAAGTGTGAAGTATGTGGCAGCATCAGAGGCACGTGTGATCATGTTCGGTGAAATTGCAAAGCAGTTGGAATTATCTTCGAAGAAGCTTGTCTTGGATTGTGTAACAAGATGGAATGCAACATATTTTATGTTGTCATGTGCTTTGGAGTTCAAAGCCGTTTTTCCAAGATATCAACAAAGGGATCCTTCATATACTACATTGCCGAGTGAGGAGGAATGGGAGAAAGTGCGCATTGTTTGTTCTTTCCTTGAAGATTTTCATGAGATCACTGAACTCATCTCAG GTTCTGAGTACCCGACAGCCAATCTTTTCTTGGTCAAACTTGTTCACATAAAGTCACTATTGACTTATGAGAGTTTAGATAAAGATTCAGGTACCACAGCTACATTTATGGAAAAAATGCTTGAAAAGATGAAGTTGAAGTTTGATAAGTATTGGGGATCTTGTAATTTATTGATTTCTATAGCGGCTGTTTTAGATCCTAGAAACAAAATGAAGTATATTGAGTGGTGTGCTGACAATTGCTATTCTGGAGTGGAAGGGATTGAACTTAAAGTAACAGTTTTTGAGACATTGCGAAACTTGTATGCTGAATATGTAGAGGCTTATAGAGTTAGTACTAGTACTACTAATATTGTGAGAAATGCTAGTGATGCTCAAACAGGAAGTTCTAGCAATGTTAGTGGTGTTAGTAGTGTGAAATTTGGTACAAGTAGAAGCCAAAGCAAATATGAAAGCTTTAGGAAAACTGTTGCTAGTGTTGATCAAATGAAGTCGGACTTTGATTTGTACTTTGAGGAGGCAGTTGAAGAATGGAATGAGCCGACTCAGTTTGATGCAATTGGATGGTGGAAGATGCATAAGATGAAGTATAAGATCCTATCAAAGATGGCTTGTGATGTGCTATCAATTCCCATAACCACAGTAGCTTCAGAGTCTGCCTTTAGTGCTGGTGGTAGAGTTATTGATCCACACCGTGCCTCTTTAGGAGTGGATACTGTGCAAATGCTACTTTGTGCCGAAGATTGGCTACGAGCTCGCTACGAGATCAAGGGCAAAGCCAAG GGCTGTTTAGGCGCCTTAGACGGCACTTATGTCAGTGTCATGGTTGGCAATGCGGATAAGCCCCGATATAGGACAAGGAAGGGTCAAATAGCTACAAATGTTCTAGGAGTTTGTGATCGAAACTTGAATTACAGATATGTCTTATTCGGATGGGAAGGATCGGCGGCTGACTCTCGAATCTTGAGAGATGCCATAAACAGGCCTCACGGCCTAAAGGTGCCAAAGGGTATAAATTACAGTTAA